The Saccharomycodes ludwigii strain NBRC 1722 chromosome II, whole genome shotgun sequence genome window below encodes:
- the IMH1 gene encoding Imh1p (similar to Saccharomyces cerevisiae YLR309C | IMH1 | shares with Integrins and Myosins significant Homology): MFKQLSQIGKNLTDELAKNLLDDYNNNNDQLDPKYLEYPKEVQTKLRRLNKFEKKYPLLLNAYKNERAKNINHNEVFKVLSEYTPISNFDELNTVIPESLSTPASATNSSNVSRAATPDTTNKPTANEENENKSDKKEASNDSRVDITDNKQENEKNSRETSTIPEEPPKKAKLVVVEELEQFFQNMNMKTDLLNDEIKKLHVDLKHVNKDKDELESSSEQKTLEIEKLSINLDSLKQDFNALKEEAEREKLQLQQNNNNELSVNTNTSNNNNNNNNNKGKKNNKKKKNYNSGNNTQKQETKSIENKNSTEWESKYTGLLEKYEALQKKQTELEDNTLSIAKKTEDTAEVIKSWETKYNDLKVKYDELQTQLKNSKSELISKKEELDSVRDMLKEVGNDLVEAKDKIKDSTMLQKRIDELEQKLKQEIGSKKGLNKSHGEKITEFTSNLEELEKTNKNNVGIIEDLKKSLNDKEKMLKYMEKQVKDYSDRASKSDLELKQLKLKQDRLKDNFNTVGKAKENLSKEVVSLNGKIEEKIKENGKLQERLDILQEKLDTVSSVTVNSNDQVDNIKRQCDELNIKLKDASKIRMSLEDELIDMKNILQERNREVSKLRYLLDDLENESGSKLNELKDKYHLTLTEKQKIENELNILLLSKNDDINTLKNMNTSLVEKLDIAQKKELELSKEIEIYAKNNSLNEKLQNDSNSNQLSLETTLKDLKLELSKSMELCNKYEQSNEEIKALNKELNLKLEKLSKNYKLLSNQLKTFKGGSSSGIFSNQSETRRSSVSSTVSSKSTYNSKNVSSVTSDDTISSEDYNSKISYIRNVLLGFIEHKEQRQQLLPVVSMLLQMSRQDEQKILMLLT; the protein is encoded by the coding sequence ATGTTTAAACAATTATCACAAATAGGTAAGAATTTAACAGACGAATTGGCTAAAAATTTGTTAGAtgattataataacaataatgatcAATTAGatccaaaatatttggaataCCCTAAGGAAGTTCAAACCAAATTAAGAAGATTGAATAAATTTGAGAAAAAATATCCATTGCTATTAAACGCATACAAAAACGAACGTgccaaaaatatcaatcaTAATGAAGTTTTTAAAGTATTAAGCGAATATACAccaatttcaaattttgaTGAATTGAATACCGTAATACCAGAATCGCTGAGTACACCTGCCAGTGCTACGAATAGTTCTAACGTTTCTAGGGCTGCAACACCAGACACAACTAATAAGCCTACTGCAAACgaggaaaatgaaaataaaagtgatAAAAAAGAAGCATCCAACGACAGCCGTGTTGATATTACAGATAACAAgcaagaaaatgaaaaaaattcaagaGAAACAAGTACAATTCCTGAGGAACCTCCCAAAAAAGCAAaacttgttgttgttgaagaACTTGAACAATTTTTTCAGAATATGAACATGAAAactgatttattaaatgatgaaattaaaaagttgCATGTGGATTTAAAACATGTCAATAAGGATAAAGATGAGTTAGAAAGTAGTAGTGAACAAAAGACTTTAGAAATCGAAAAGCTAAGTATCAATTTGGACTCACTAAAACAAGATTTTAATGCATTGAAGGAAGAAGCTGAAAGGGAAAAATTACAACttcaacaaaataataataatgagtTATCTGTAAATACAAatactagtaataataataataataataataataataaaggcaagaaaaacaacaagaaaaagaaaaattacaattCTGGTAATAATACTCAAAAGCAAGAAACCAAATCTATtgagaataaaaatagtactGAATGGGAAAGTAAGTACACAGGTTTACTAGAAAAGTATGAAGCATTgcagaaaaaacaaactgaATTAGAAGATAATACGCTATCCATTGCCAAGAAAACGGAGGATACAGCTGAGGTTATTAAATCATGGGAAACCAAATATAATGACTTGAAAGTAAAATATGATGAATTACAAacacaattaaaaaatagcaaATCTGAATTGATAagtaaaaaagaagaactCGATAGTGTTAGGGATATGCTTAAAGAGGTGGGCAATGATTTGGTTGAAGCcaaagataaaattaagGACTCTACAATGTTGCAGAAGAGAATTGATGAATTGGAACAAAAACTAAAACAAGAAATCGGTAGTAAAAAAGGATTGAATAAATCACATGGGGAGAAAATCACTGAATTCACGTCAAATTTGGAAGAATTGGAAAAGactaacaaaaataacGTAGGAATTAttgaagatttaaaaaagagtttaaacgataaagaaaaaatgctTAAATATATGGAAAAGCAAGTCAAAGATTATAGCGATAGAGCATCTAAATCTGACCTAGAATTAAAACaactaaaattaaaacaagacagattaaaagataatttCAACACTGTGGGTAAAGCAAAGGAAAATCTAAGTAAAGAAGTTGTTTCTTTAAATGGAAAAATTgaggaaaaaattaaagaaaacgGCAAACTTCAAGAAAGACTTGATATATTACAAGAAAAGTTAGATACTGTTTCTTCTGTAACCGTTAATTCAAATGATCAGGtggataatattaaaagacaGTGTGATGAGTTGAATATTAAGTTAAAGGATGCTAGCAAAATAAGAATGTCATTAGAGGACGAATTAATAGATATGAAAAACATACTTcaagaaagaaatagaGAAGTTTCTAAATTGAGATATTTATTAGATGATTTGGAAAACGAAAGTGGGTCCAAATTGAATGAATTGAAAGataaatatcatttaactttaacagaaaaacaaaaaatagaaaatgaaTTAAACATTCTGTTGCTATCTAAAAATGATGACATCAAcactttgaaaaatatgaataCGTCCCTGGtagaaaaattagataTTGCACAAAAGAAGGAGCTAGAGCTATCTAAAGAGATTGAAATCTATGCTAAAAACAACTCGTTGAATGAAAAACTACAAAACGATTCCAATTCCAACCAATTAAGCTTGGAGACAACTttgaaagatttaaaattagaatTATCTAAATCCATGGAGTTGTGCAATAAATATGAGCAAAGCAATGAAGAAATAAAGGCACTAAACAAAGAAttgaatttgaaattagaaaaattgtCTAAAAATTACAAGTTGCTATCcaatcaattaaaaacattcaAGGGAGGATCGTCTTCTGGTATATTTTCTAACCAAAGCGAAACCCGCAGATCCTCCGTCAGTAGTACAGTCTCGTCGAAAAGTACATACAATAGTAAAAATGTTAGTAGTGTTACGTCTGATGATACCATTTCGTCTGAAGATTACAATTCCAAGATTTCCTACATAAGAAATGTCTTATTGGGGTTTATTGAGCATAAAGAGCAAAGGCAACAACTTCTACCTGTTGTTTCCATGTTGTTACAAATGAGTAGACAAgatgaacaaaaaattttgatgCTGCTAACTTAA